Proteins encoded in a region of the Methanofollis tationis genome:
- a CDS encoding HEAT repeat domain-containing protein, with translation MRYRAARYLRIRRPLRAFEAVAAALSSEPAAKIRVMLVQALPSIGGRDAIPHLIAASEDADPAVRGAALHALSSFEGIVVDEVTGRAGCVR, from the coding sequence GTGCGATACAGGGCTGCACGCTACCTCCGCATCCGCCGTCCGCTGCGGGCGTTCGAGGCGGTTGCCGCTGCCCTCAGTTCAGAACCGGCAGCGAAGATCAGGGTCATGCTCGTGCAGGCCCTTCCCTCGATCGGCGGAAGGGATGCGATCCCGCACCTCATCGCGGCAAGCGAGGACGCCGATCCCGCCGTCAGGGGTGCGGCTCTTCATGCCCTCTCATCGTTTGAGGGGATCGTCGTCGATGAGGTAACCGGACGCGCGGGCTGCGTTCGGTAA
- a CDS encoding sensor histidine kinase codes for MQGFRKETAEQRGEEGSRERVSDGREELIAILNRFPELIAGYDGDEEKTYIRSIKQSGGGLQHSELRIAPVTDRRSRTIGHTLIVRDISQLKQTEDALVSAHTKLSILSEITQHDIKNHLGVIRGYAGLLVDITPEGSDERVYTERIISASEMIEEQIAIARDYQSLGVKAPVWQGVETVARQSARIVRFNNICLSIDLGRLEVYADPLFGKVFYTLFENAVRHGGGVTSIRIGFTPTGESGILWIEDDGKGVDPNLKGKIFSRSVGKNTGLGLFLIREILAITGIAIRETGEAGKGARFEIVVPAGSYRYGDAGAEQ; via the coding sequence ATGCAGGGGTTCAGGAAGGAAACGGCTGAACAGCGAGGGGAAGAGGGCAGTCGGGAGCGAGTATCTGATGGCAGGGAGGAGTTAATCGCAATTCTCAACCGTTTCCCCGAACTCATCGCCGGCTACGACGGGGATGAGGAGAAAACCTACATACGAAGCATAAAACAGAGCGGAGGGGGATTGCAGCACTCTGAACTGCGGATCGCCCCGGTCACCGATCGCCGCTCCAGGACCATCGGCCACACCCTGATCGTCCGCGATATCTCTCAACTAAAGCAGACTGAGGATGCCCTCGTCTCGGCGCACACAAAACTCTCCATCCTTTCCGAGATCACCCAGCACGACATCAAAAACCATCTCGGCGTGATCAGGGGCTACGCCGGTCTGCTGGTGGACATCACACCTGAGGGCTCTGACGAACGGGTCTATACCGAACGGATCATCAGCGCCTCGGAGATGATCGAGGAGCAGATCGCCATTGCCAGGGACTACCAGAGCCTCGGGGTGAAGGCGCCCGTCTGGCAGGGCGTCGAGACGGTGGCGCGGCAGTCGGCCCGGATCGTCAGGTTCAACAACATCTGCCTCTCGATCGATCTCGGCCGCCTGGAGGTCTATGCAGATCCCCTCTTTGGAAAGGTCTTCTACACACTCTTTGAGAATGCGGTCAGGCACGGCGGAGGCGTGACATCGATCCGGATCGGATTTACCCCGACCGGCGAGAGCGGCATCCTCTGGATAGAGGACGACGGAAAAGGCGTGGACCCTAACTTAAAGGGCAAAATATTCAGCAGGAGCGTCGGGAAAAACACCGGCCTCGGGCTCTTCCTCATACGCGAGATTCTTGCGATCACCGGGATCGCCATCAGGGAGACGGGCGAGGCCGGGAAAGGCGCCCGCTTTGAGATCGTCGTCCCGGCCGGGAGCTACCGCTACGGCGACGCCGGGGCTGAGCAATAG
- a CDS encoding thiamine pyrophosphate-binding protein has product MSGEIHSSGDEGVRGEQTVAEVIIGELVRWGVGVVFGIPGTSSLGVIDAIRKHPEIRFFQVRHEETAAMAASAYHKLTGRVAACVTIAGPGATNLATGLYDAKEDRASVISLNGQVKAQYAGPGGFQEIDQDAFFRPVTVYNNTLHEKTMAVRLVDAAMRHAIVHRGVAQLSIPNDVQKEHVDLACCPAEGMPPSVEIAPSDAGIDRAAGVVNRAERPVIIAGWGARDAVPVVRAIAERIAAPVLTTFRAKGLIPEDDPWHLGILGSVGSAQARKKAEEADLLLAFGVGFSKQTNVPGEKALVQVDLDPIKLGRHRETVSLWGDCGLVLPRLLERLERREDAARKETIAQDRAAWRAQIDNEADPAAVPVRPPFIMQVLSEILPDDAVITVDVGENGWWFGRNFRMKGTQQFAMSGYLATMGFAMPAAIAAKIAYPERPTVCITGDGGFSMAMAEFLTAVKYDLPMTVVVLNNHELGMIRVEQRMENYPNFGTELHNPDFAAYARACGGEGFSVERPDELAPAVAKALESGRPAIVDVETDPKRF; this is encoded by the coding sequence ATGTCAGGAGAGATTCATTCTTCAGGGGACGAAGGCGTCCGGGGCGAGCAGACGGTCGCCGAAGTGATCATCGGGGAACTCGTCAGGTGGGGCGTCGGTGTCGTCTTCGGTATTCCCGGCACCTCGTCGCTGGGTGTCATCGATGCCATCAGAAAACATCCAGAGATACGCTTTTTTCAGGTCCGGCACGAGGAGACTGCGGCGATGGCGGCGTCCGCCTATCACAAACTCACCGGCAGGGTCGCCGCCTGCGTCACGATCGCCGGGCCGGGGGCGACAAACCTTGCCACCGGGCTGTACGACGCAAAAGAGGACCGGGCATCGGTGATATCCCTCAACGGGCAGGTGAAGGCCCAGTACGCCGGGCCGGGGGGTTTTCAGGAGATCGATCAGGACGCCTTTTTCCGGCCGGTGACGGTCTATAACAACACGCTGCACGAGAAGACGATGGCGGTCCGCCTGGTCGACGCCGCCATGCGCCACGCGATCGTCCACCGAGGCGTCGCCCAGCTCTCGATTCCGAACGACGTCCAGAAGGAGCACGTCGATCTGGCCTGCTGCCCGGCCGAGGGGATGCCGCCGTCCGTGGAGATCGCACCCTCGGACGCCGGGATCGACCGGGCGGCCGGGGTCGTGAACCGGGCAGAGAGGCCCGTGATCATCGCAGGCTGGGGCGCTCGCGACGCCGTGCCGGTGGTCCGCGCCATTGCAGAGAGAATCGCCGCCCCGGTCCTCACCACCTTCAGGGCGAAAGGGCTGATCCCCGAGGACGACCCCTGGCACCTGGGCATCCTGGGCTCGGTGGGATCGGCGCAGGCGAGAAAAAAGGCGGAGGAGGCCGATCTCCTCCTCGCCTTCGGGGTGGGGTTCTCGAAGCAGACGAACGTCCCCGGAGAAAAAGCGCTCGTCCAGGTGGACCTCGACCCGATCAAGCTCGGGCGGCATCGAGAGACCGTCTCACTCTGGGGGGACTGCGGGCTGGTGCTGCCCCGTCTCCTCGAACGCCTGGAGCGGCGGGAGGATGCGGCGAGGAAGGAGACGATTGCGCAGGACCGGGCGGCATGGAGGGCGCAGATCGATAACGAGGCCGATCCCGCGGCGGTACCCGTCAGGCCCCCCTTCATCATGCAGGTGCTCTCCGAGATCCTGCCAGACGACGCTGTCATCACGGTCGATGTCGGGGAGAACGGGTGGTGGTTCGGGCGAAACTTCAGAATGAAGGGGACCCAGCAGTTCGCGATGTCGGGATATCTCGCGACGATGGGGTTTGCGATGCCGGCGGCGATCGCGGCGAAGATCGCCTATCCAGAGCGGCCGACCGTCTGCATCACCGGAGACGGCGGGTTTTCCATGGCGATGGCGGAGTTTTTGACTGCGGTGAAATACGACCTGCCAATGACGGTTGTCGTGCTCAACAACCACGAACTCGGGATGATCCGCGTCGAGCAGCGGATGGAGAACTACCCGAACTTCGGGACCGAACTGCACAACCCGGATTTTGCGGCGTATGCCCGGGCATGCGGCGGCGAGGGGTTTTCGGTGGAGAGGCCTGACGAACTCGCCCCGGCGGTGGCGAAGGCGCTGGAGAGCGGACGCCCGGCGATCGTCGATGTGGAGACGGATCCGAAGCGGTTCTGA
- a CDS encoding pyridoxal phosphate-dependent aminotransferase yields the protein MEQIFAIRTEPHIDALTMPENLRIGQMIARQRNACSLAGCKERYYNFALGQSPFPVPPALVKALASAADRGEYAAAEGIDLLRMAVAAFYRRHFGLAVEPDRVFIGNGTKELIYILFSSLDAVPIIPSPAWVGYAPILNLIGRPYLTLPPERERGFRMDPEALRAVLAADPDRRHILVLTNPNNPTGALYSRSELEEIAAVCRDYGCLVLADEIYALTTYTFEHFTSMAAVYPEGTFVTGGLSKDRSAAGYRLGVCVLPEGGPENLIADMTAIAATIYTAVSTPVQMAAVAAYSPNLEIEEYIRTIRAIHGIMCRYVSRAFAMIDGVAATKPEGGFYFLADFNALTDRLGRAGVAQSNDLSAALLAHPYHVATLSGDAIMLPRDTFAARIACVDYDGAAALDLYRRDRPKTSLDEVAFVNEAAPGMVAGVTAVRKFVGDLKRKR from the coding sequence ATGGAGCAGATCTTCGCCATACGGACGGAGCCGCATATCGATGCGCTCACCATGCCCGAAAACCTGAGGATCGGGCAGATGATCGCCAGGCAGAGGAATGCCTGCAGCCTTGCGGGCTGCAAAGAACGGTATTACAACTTCGCCCTCGGGCAGTCGCCCTTTCCGGTGCCGCCGGCACTGGTAAAAGCGCTCGCGAGCGCGGCCGATCGCGGGGAGTACGCCGCCGCCGAGGGGATCGATCTCCTGCGGATGGCCGTCGCCGCCTTTTACCGGAGGCATTTCGGGCTGGCCGTGGAACCCGACCGGGTCTTCATCGGGAACGGGACGAAAGAGTTGATCTACATCCTCTTTTCATCGCTCGATGCGGTTCCGATCATCCCATCGCCCGCGTGGGTGGGCTATGCACCCATCCTGAACCTGATCGGCAGGCCGTACCTCACCCTCCCGCCCGAACGGGAGAGGGGGTTCCGGATGGACCCGGAGGCACTCAGGGCGGTGCTCGCCGCCGACCCTGACCGGCGCCATATCCTCGTCCTCACCAACCCGAACAACCCGACCGGCGCCCTGTACTCCCGCAGCGAACTCGAGGAGATCGCCGCCGTCTGCCGCGATTACGGCTGTCTCGTCCTGGCCGACGAGATCTACGCCCTCACTACCTACACCTTCGAGCACTTCACCTCCATGGCGGCGGTGTACCCGGAGGGGACCTTCGTGACCGGCGGGCTCTCGAAGGACCGATCTGCCGCGGGATACCGCCTCGGTGTCTGCGTCCTGCCTGAAGGCGGCCCGGAGAACCTGATCGCCGACATGACCGCCATTGCGGCGACGATCTACACCGCGGTCTCGACGCCGGTGCAGATGGCGGCGGTGGCCGCCTACTCGCCGAACCTCGAGATCGAGGAGTATATCAGGACGATCAGAGCGATCCACGGGATCATGTGCCGGTACGTGAGTCGGGCGTTCGCCATGATCGATGGGGTGGCGGCGACAAAACCCGAGGGCGGATTTTATTTCCTGGCCGACTTCAACGCCCTCACCGACCGCCTCGGCCGGGCCGGGGTCGCGCAGTCGAACGACCTCTCCGCCGCCCTGCTCGCCCACCCCTACCACGTCGCCACCCTGAGCGGGGATGCGATCATGCTCCCGCGGGACACGTTCGCCGCACGGATCGCCTGCGTGGATTACGACGGTGCGGCGGCGCTCGACCTCTACCGGCGGGACCGGCCGAAGACGAGTCTTGACGAGGTGGCGTTCGTGAACGAGGCGGCGCCCGGTATGGTGGCCGGGGTGACGGCGGTGCGGAAGTTCGTCGGGGACCTGAAGAGAAAAAGGTGA
- a CDS encoding YbhB/YbcL family Raf kinase inhibitor-like protein, translated as MDNPVVEIGFTTFPEQHTCDGEDSSPEIRISGLKAPYFAIILSDPGAKVDHWLIWNIKATDVVPAGIPKTAEVHAPVPARQGRNDLGRIGYSGPCLSKGSAHEYYFNLYGTDGPLDLPGGASGAELKEALKKHAIQYSGTAVAGYRKD; from the coding sequence ATGGACAACCCGGTTGTAGAGATTGGCTTCACCACCTTCCCGGAGCAGCACACCTGCGACGGCGAGGACAGTTCACCCGAGATCCGGATTTCAGGATTGAAAGCGCCGTATTTTGCGATCATCCTGAGCGATCCGGGAGCAAAGGTCGATCACTGGTTGATATGGAACATCAAAGCGACCGATGTCGTACCCGCGGGGATCCCGAAAACAGCTGAGGTGCACGCTCCCGTCCCGGCACGCCAGGGAAGAAACGATCTCGGGCGGATCGGCTACAGCGGGCCCTGCCTGTCGAAGGGATCGGCCCATGAGTATTACTTCAATCTCTACGGGACCGATGGGCCGCTCGATCTTCCGGGCGGTGCCAGTGGGGCGGAGTTGAAAGAGGCGCTGAAGAAGCATGCCATCCAGTACAGCGGTACGGCGGTGGCAGGCTACAGGAAGGACTGA
- a CDS encoding GYD domain-containing protein — MIAENLKDIEDDTKEEVKYPGMYWTLGRYDTVVIFEAPEEKAAMNVVLKRADRMDRETLRGRAGR; from the coding sequence GTGATCGCCGAGAACCTGAAGGATATCGAGGACGACACGAAAGAGGAGGTCAAATACCCGGGCATGTACTGGACGCTCGGAAGGTACGATACCGTCGTGATCTTCGAAGCCCCGGAGGAAAAGGCGGCGATGAACGTGGTCCTGAAGCGGGCCGACCGGATGGATAGAGAAACGCTTCGTGGCCGTGCCGGCAGATGA
- a CDS encoding IS5 family transposase codes for MSTFTNFAIHHEYASLAALGDRLGEVSGLIDWDAFRPLLADLYTNAEGRGGRPNYDVVLMIRLLVLQQWYGLSDPELERQATDRISFRHFLGYPETIPDRSTVWLFRERLAQTGKDTAIWDEFQRQLEVQGLAIKRGVMQDATFITADPGHAPAGTPRGDQAETRRSRDGTWAKKGSKSQFGYKLHILLDKDSQLIRRIETTTASLHDSRIDLSREGETVYRDKGYFGVKPQASMDKTMHRAVRNHPLSIKENRRNKAISRTRSLVERPFAVIKRVFHAGHLMVTTVARVHVKNIFSCMNFNFRQLLTLKAQAAER; via the coding sequence ATGAGCACGTTTACCAATTTCGCGATCCACCACGAATATGCCAGCCTTGCAGCTCTGGGTGATCGGCTGGGTGAGGTCAGCGGTCTGATCGACTGGGATGCCTTCCGCCCTCTCCTTGCTGACCTCTACACCAACGCCGAGGGGCGAGGCGGCCGTCCGAACTATGACGTCGTTCTGATGATCCGGCTGCTGGTGCTTCAGCAGTGGTATGGCCTGTCTGACCCCGAACTGGAGCGTCAGGCGACCGACCGGATCTCGTTCCGTCACTTCCTGGGATATCCGGAAACCATTCCGGATCGGTCGACGGTCTGGCTGTTCCGGGAACGCTTGGCGCAAACCGGGAAGGATACCGCGATCTGGGATGAGTTCCAGCGGCAACTCGAAGTACAAGGGCTCGCCATCAAACGCGGTGTCATGCAGGACGCGACGTTCATCACCGCCGATCCCGGGCATGCTCCTGCCGGCACGCCCCGGGGAGATCAGGCAGAGACGCGGCGCAGCCGCGACGGCACCTGGGCCAAGAAGGGCTCGAAGTCACAGTTCGGGTACAAACTTCACATCCTGCTCGACAAGGACAGTCAGCTGATCCGCCGGATTGAGACCACCACGGCGTCACTCCATGACAGCAGGATCGATCTCTCCCGGGAAGGTGAGACGGTCTATCGCGATAAAGGCTATTTTGGGGTGAAACCGCAGGCATCTATGGACAAGACCATGCACCGGGCCGTTCGCAACCATCCCCTCTCCATCAAGGAGAACCGGCGGAACAAGGCCATCAGCAGAACACGATCGCTGGTGGAACGACCGTTTGCCGTGATCAAGCGGGTGTTCCATGCAGGCCACCTCATGGTCACGACGGTTGCCAGAGTGCACGTCAAGAACATCTTCTCCTGCATGAATTTCAACTTCAGGCAACTTCTTACCCTCAAAGCGCAAGCTGCCGAGCGATAG
- a CDS encoding cysteine hydrolase family protein, with protein sequence MRRHGVGFRRRIPPLERFRLEGKPVFFIRHISMREGAGFLLPGTRGSEIHERVAPGPGEAVIEKHFPNSFFQTDLLAALREKGVSECVICGAMSHMCIDATTRAAREAGFACTVVEDACATRDLVFSGESVPTASVHAAFMAALNGVYARVVTLEEYVAGRKQER encoded by the coding sequence GTGCGCCGGCATGGAGTTGGCTTCCGGCGCCGCATCCCCCCCCTCGAACGGTTCAGGCTGGAGGGAAAGCCCGTCTTTTTCATCCGCCACATCTCGATGCGGGAAGGCGCCGGGTTTCTCCTGCCGGGGACGCGCGGCTCGGAGATCCACGAGCGGGTGGCGCCCGGTCCGGGCGAGGCGGTGATCGAGAAGCATTTCCCGAACAGTTTCTTCCAGACCGATTTGCTCGCTGCGCTCAGGGAGAAGGGGGTCAGCGAGTGCGTGATCTGCGGGGCGATGAGCCACATGTGCATCGACGCCACGACGCGGGCGGCCCGCGAGGCCGGGTTCGCCTGCACGGTCGTCGAAGACGCCTGCGCCACAAGGGACCTGGTCTTTTCGGGGGAGAGCGTCCCGACCGCATCGGTCCACGCGGCCTTCATGGCGGCGCTGAACGGCGTGTACGCCCGGGTCGTCACGCTGGAGGAGTATGTCGCGGGCCGGAAGCAGGAGAGGTAA